Proteins from one Acropora muricata isolate sample 2 chromosome 9, ASM3666990v1, whole genome shotgun sequence genomic window:
- the LOC136929756 gene encoding pachytene checkpoint protein 2 homolog — MEQVHDLSEALPSQASQTYHIEVLQDPYSTATSGIIKEHVRKFLLHEATVFGDTTFSEFSDIFLTQHVKSVSVCDTEMVTNDRQGSLKNCKLAIHVFQLHDDGPATEELEEDIAAANHWLLPSEDFHGVWDSLIFDSDVKAQLINYATTTLLFSDRGVNSNVISWNRVVLLHGPPGTGKTSLCKALAQKLSIRLSDRYSYGQLIEINSHSLFSKWFSESGKLVMKMFQKIQELIDDKDALVCVLIDEVESLTAARKSAMQGQEPSDAIRVVNALLTQIDHIKRFPNVLVLTTSNVTGAIDLAFVDRADIKQYIGLPSVNAVFSIYHSCITELMRVGIISPVQQILGVRDLEVLRFINNDATNLSLQLLEIARKSHGLSGRTLRKIPFLAHAGHIQTQSVTLPVFLSALSRTVDKQFEDRENLKNDD; from the exons ATGGAACAAGTTCATGATCTTTCCGAAGCCCTCCCTTCACAGGCTTCGCAGACTTATCACATCGAAGTTCTTCAAGATCCTTACAG CACTGCTACGTCTGGTATAATTAAAGAGCACGTGAGAAAGTTCCTATTGCACGAGGCCACTGTGTTTGGTGATACAACCTTTTCGGAATTCAGTGACATATTTTTGACGCAGCATGTGAAATCAGTGTCAGTCTGTGACACAGAGATGGTGACTAATGACAGACAG GGTAGCCTAAAGAACTGCAAGTTGGCAATCCATGTTTTCCAGCTCCATGATGATGGTCCAGCGACTGAAGAGCTTGAAGAGGACATTGCAGCTGCTAATCACTGGCTTTTACCTTCTG AGGATTTTCATGGAGTTTGGGACAGTTTAATATTTGATTCAGATGTCAAAGCCCAG CTTATTAATTATGCCACCACCACTCTGCTGTTCTCAGATAG GGGTGTCAACAGTAATGTTATATCGTGGAACAGAGTTGTATTACTTCATG GTCCACCTGGAACTGGAAAAACATCACTTTGCAAAGCCCTTGCTCAGAAGTTGAGCATCAGGTTATCAGATCG ATATTCTTATGGTCAGCTCATTGAAATAAACAGCCACAGCTTATTCTCCAAATGGTTCTCTGAG AGTGGAAAGTTGGTGATGAAGATGTTTCAGAAGATTCAGGAGCTGATTGATGACAAAGATGCCCTGGTGTGTGTTTTGATTGATGAG GTTGAGAGTTTGACGGCAGCTCGCAAGTCTGCAATGCAAGGCCAGGAGCCCTCAGATGCAATAAGAGTGGTTAATGCTCTTCTAACTCAAATTGATCACATCAAAAG GTTTCCTAACGTTCTCGTCCTTACAACCTCTAACGTTACAGGTGCTATAGACCTAGCATTTGTTGACAG GGCAGACATCAAACAATACATAGGCCTCCCGTCTGTCAATGCAGTTTTTTCTATTTATCATTCCTGTATAACAGAGCTTATGAGG GTTGGGATTATTTCTCCTGTACAGCAAATTCTTGGTGTGAG GGACTTAGAAGTCTTACG ttTTATCAACAATGACGCTACCAATCTTAGTTTACAACTTTTAGAGATAGCGAG GAAAAGTCATGGTTTGAGCGGAAGAACGCTCAGGAAGATCCCATTTTTAGCGCATGCGGGGCACATCCAG ACACAATCCGTGACATTACCGGTGTTTTTGAGTGCGCTCTCAAGGACGGTTGATAAGCAGTTCGAAGACCGAGAAAACCTCAAGAACGATGactaa